The window tcgcttcactattttaagagtattacaaatcattattgatggggttcgaagcaagagtaaatcagctagttacacaagaaaaagccataaatatatctgcaataataaagattttatcaacttttttcgtttaaacgctcctcctgtaaatctacgaactTGGAGTTAGCGtcgtgttcattggaggcatcgatttacaGTAGTAAGTAAGTAATGCTATATGCtctcaataatatttatttagtggCCCAAAAGCTACTTCGTTACCACATGGACCGCGTATGTCCGGAACGAAGTCGCATCCTCACacattagttttttatttacaatgagtTTTTGGTATTAAAGACCGGACGATTagtgtggtatggacatgtcatgcgtagagagaagatgcatgtgactaggagatgtatggaaatggtagtgcaaggtagagggggaagagatcgaccgaagaagacatggatggagtgtgtgaatgacgatacgagagagaaaggagtgagtgttgatatgccggctgatagaagagaatggaagagaaaaattagctgtgccgaccccacctagtgggataaggcggagaaaaagaagaatgagTTCTTGGTATTCAGGTAGAATTTTAATGCATGTGTATATGTGCAACTAGTAGTAGATAGGGCATATCGTGCGACGAAACAACTATAATTTCGTTCCACGGCGCTCGTACTCTGTATTTCCATacctgtatatatatgtatgtaatttgaCCATTGCACCGTCttaacaatttataataatactatagtAATAGTACTCTACtggacgccttcagctctaacatcaggagcaggcttagggaccccggtaaccgtactcatcgaactcgacaaagagttcgacgtgcaagctaacccgctgagtttctcaccggatcttctcagcggctcgcgattccgatccggtagcagattcattcgcgaagcagctgctcttgagttgttaggtctccttcggaggcgctcgggcagctgtgtagccaatcccacccctcttggctgagcctttgcgcgtccacctgtcctggtgaaactggaaaggcctacgggccaccagtaatccatcaatcataaaaaaaaaactactttactgATTTGCTacattatttgttattatatgGTTATAACAGGTAAATTTGCTGCAAAgacgacattttaaatttttttctagtCTGCTGGAATTTTTCAGATCCTTTTTGGGTTGTTCACCTTCTAGTAATTCTGTACTATACCATCATGAATTACTTCAATTAGTGTAATAGGTGTCATTAACTTCGAAATGAATAAATTCAGAACTGACTACTAATCTATTATGCATATTAAGCTATTCACTTACCTTTTGTTcttgaataataaatagtaaacaaaagtttttaaattatcagatAAATTGGCTGTTTATAGAACATTACATTTCAAGGAATTTTGAATCGCTGTTAGTGCATcattaaataagtatttatcCCTTTTCCATTAGTAAAtgaggcatttaattatttttgtgtctttatttttattatttatacctGTTTACTTGTGTATACGTTGATTGTTATCactctaataaaatatttctgcAGAGAAGTATTTATGCGTTCCTATCCGAAGAGACCGAgcaatggcggtataaccatacaCACCCGGCAGGACAACCTATACGGAAGAGGCGTCAGAAACCTTGGGGATCAAATACCCCCTAAAAtgctggtgcagaaggcaacgggaaaccactgcactaattTCCCACGAGAGTCATGAGCGGGTcgtatccgactgatgcatgaccacgaccactctgtcaagagtgtacgaataggaagaagaatcCGAAGAGaagaattataaattttttgaaacttgtattatttaatcatatattttattttatttataaggtaACAATACTCAAGTCTTGCCTACACATAAATTTGTTACAAAGCATTCGTGATTTCCAGTTGGgaatatatttaacatacaaaTTAATATGGTTCCTCTTCATGTTTCATGGTGTGTAgcggtatgtatttttttatgtccaCAGGCAACGATAACGGCTCAATAATAGGTGGATCGTGAGTTCTCACCTATCCTTctactacaaaaaaaatcttcatgtCATAAGATTCTTATTTGTTAGGGACCTTTTTACTGGCTGTCATTACTGTCaactaaaaagtatttattaactGATTTGCTAAATCagttaataaatactttttagttGCAAAATCGACTACGTTGATTTATTAGCTGTGTTTTTACCAACAATAATCAGCTTAGTGAGGTTCCGGAATTATTACGGGAGCGGTGCTTAAATATTCCCAAATAATGAATCAAAGTACGGATTAAAGCTTCCAAATGATTTTTTCCCACGAATTTTCGAAACAATAGATGCGTTTCTCGGTAATGAGTTCAAATACAAGAGGTGGTCGAAACGTGCGAGTGATAACATAAAAAGTACCTGAAGAGAACCTGAGAACAAAGGCAAGACTTAATGATACCGATCTATGACGCTTGTCGatagaaaaattaattttagttttcattaaaatattttttttcctatctattcgctggcagcctaatagactattccagctactcccGGACGGGATAACATTAATCTAATTACACAATGAAGAATCGTCTTAAttctttctataataatattccaTTTGCACTACGCGAAAACGGAAGATACCGATATCATTTTTGAAGAATAACTGTTTTATACTCACAAGAACTtgctataataatacatataccCAGTCAATAGCAAATaccattgtttttttaaaatcaacGTAAATATTAAACATCGTTTACGTTTTGTAGTGGATAACGGACTCACAAAAGTGTAGTTATGATTTTGTGAGGGCAGTTTTACGTTatgttttagcttttttttgcGAACCCGAGCATTAGTCCCTATTGTTAATTAAGCCTTGCATTTAAgtgaaatataacaaaaaatacgcTACTGTCCGCTTATTATTTGCATAGGTACCATGTTAttagccttgagtggctattcCCGCATTCCCGCTTTATCTTGTTTGGTCGGGAACTCACGCAgcttgagagaattgctaagaTCTGCCCTAGCAAAAGAAGTGCTTCGTTAAATCTACCACTGCGTTGGATTCACGACCCACGTACTTACAACCAGGCAAGGCCCCCGATTCCGACAGCATTTATAAccatgttttaaaaatttaacccGCCTAACTAATAATCGTGTTAGTCTCAATTTTAAATACCGCTATCACGAATTGCATCTATTcggcggtgtggaaagaagcgaacgctatcggcatacataaaacCCTCTTCCCAGCATTAGGTAAATTATAAGACCGGCTATTACGCTAACGCTTCTGGGACTTCATCACCTCGAAAGCGTCCTGATCGACGAGTCGTTTAGATTCCAAAAAAATTACTCATGCATTGAGCAAGCGTatcgcctcacggagcacattttTACTAAAATACTACTCGGCTAAACTAAGCTCTACTGGGCTAAAAAGACGATGTCCCGTTGCCCTACGGAAACTTTCTTCTATaatatcgcgaaggcgttcgacaaaggcAGCTTAATTTCAAACCAGCGAATCAAACTAGGTAGGCTTGTTAGCAGAGATTAatcgttaaaattaaaaagtacaataattaacattttatagctttatttttcatcaaaatAGATCACAAATTAATCACACACGACATTAGGTCGAAAATCAAGTTTAATTGAACATGTCAAATTGGTCCTAATCTATTATAGATATACGTATCCTTCCTCATGGTATGCCATAGTACTGTAGTCGTCGTCCCTTGTAGATGCGAGCATTACGAGTAATAAGGGCGCACACAAGCTGCCGCATACAGCTGAAGATACTTCTAACCTCTCCCGATAAAGAACTAATATTTGTATGTGTGCCACGATTACTTCGCACGAtggatgtaataaaaaaacaacttagtTCTTCCGAATACAACATTTGAAATGTTAGTTTATAGATGCTTATTTGCATGGTTGTCCACGTATACGCCTGTGTTAATTGTGTACGACATCAGGTCGGATAAGTGGCACATCAAACTAGAAGTTAGAAGCGATGGATCCAAATGTTCAATTACAATACATTTATagtcttatttaaaattataacactACCGCTCTCTTCAATACAAGCGTGTAGCGGGGTTTTAAAGAATCAATGAAATGATGAATCTCACCACTTCTGATGGGTCGATGTACTCACTATTTGTcgtctgaaaaaaaaaccaaccaatatttatttcaattaattaaacaataaaagtttCTAATTGAATTTAAACTAAATCAATTGTCGTGATATACCTAGCAAGTGCATCTCTGCCCCGGACTCTTCGCTGATCAGTGTGTCAGCCTGCTCGGGCTCATTATGCTCCGGAATCGAACTGGGTCCCGGGAGTGACGCTGACGGTGCAGCGAGTTGCTGATCGTTGATGTCATTATCAGCTGCTTCCAAATTAGCTAGCTGGTTTTCCAGTTGTAtaactgtaataaaaagattttttttattttttatactttatttgttttacattATAAACAAAGACCCGAAGGACAAAACCTTCAGTGTATTCATATACCaactttaatgaaatacgtattcaacgcAAATTAACCCCGAGGGCCGGGCAAAATCGaggagcttaagtaggaaaacgGATTCAGGCACTAGACCTGGAAAAAtctagaaagaagaagaagaagtatttAACGcacgttcacgaatgactttcacAATGAAGGATAAtgtcatctatacatataaataaaattggagtgtctgtttgtaatgttgaaataaccgctttttactacatgcgtaTGAATaggtatacggtacatacaccaaaataacattttttacaatttttgtctgtctgtctatctgaCCGCCTAtctatctgtctgtttgttccagctaatctctggaacggctggactgattatGATGAAACTTTCACtggtaggtagctgatgatataaggagtaacttaggtcactttttttagactaggtttgccccgcggcgtcacccgcggtaggACAATAACCACGGGTaatatcgcgggactcagctctcaataaaaagctttaatgtttccgaagcgaagcgagggcgggtcgctagtgtcatatattataagtaaaacctgaaaaattacaatttgcaggATTGTAAATTTATAGATTGTAGGAGCATTGTAGGACATCTTGCCACTCCGTACGGGTATGTGTCActaccctacttatttctgccttgaagcagtaatgcgtttaggttttaTAGGTTTGGCAGTACCGTTgcacaataaaattgagaccgAGAACTTATGTGACAAGGTGGGTGCCGgtgtttacgttgttgatgtctatgggctccgataaccctctaataccaggtgggccgtgaattcATGCACCCATTAGAACAAACCCATTTAAAccgtaatataattatgtacacATTGACTCTTACTTTGAGCTTTCAATAATGTATTCCTTCGACGCAAGTCAGCGATTTCCTCACCAAGACGTGGTTGCATATTCCGATGCAAATACGCTACAACATGGAGAAGAAGGTCTCCAGTTGGAGTCTGTGAACAATGTTATATACTACTAGCCTTACTCGCCCGCTtctctgggcatttaaaattaacattattatttattgtcattattattagggagtccaacactcatataaatattagcctatccattaagtacatgtattttctacatggataccaagtttcaagacaatcagatgtatggttcagtagttataacggaacatctgtaaaaaccactgtagatttatatattagtatagattatgaacttgaaaaaaatattgtaatgacTACATTTTTAAAGACATTTGGaaaaacatcgcaaattttcaATGGCATTATATTTTCGATATCTTCACTCCAGCCTTGAGCGGGCCCGACGTTCCCTCCAGAGCCTAATAGTTCGTTGTCCTACTCATAGTTCTAGCtattttcgaaattattttGTCGTGCAGTCTATTCTGCTATGGAGTGTGCTCCCTCTCGGCATCAGAATCATTACCGACCGATGCGTGTTCAAGTTAAGTATAACGACaaagcttcttcagctatttgaatggaagtaaacataattgaacacaattaaaaatatcgaactgttgatgctagttaataaataaaacgcacctttaattattacaaagaCATGTCTTCTAATAAGTCAAatattgcttaaaccaaatagcccttGGTTCCTCTATGTATTTATAGGTATCTATATACACTTATTTACACTTATGTatgatatgtatgtatttgtattttaatttatatttcaatgcacctaccattatttactctgcactacctttggttggtAGAGTCACCAATGAAATAATACCTAAGTATTAAGTTCCCTAACATAAATATTACATGAAgagtaataaacaataaataaaaaaacatatttaagagTGCAGATCGAATGTGAGACTCACCTCTGGGGAACAGCCGGCGGCCTCAGCCAACTGCTGGGTCGCCTCCGCGGTGACCGCGCGACGCTCTCGTTCGTACTGTGCGTTGCGGTTGCGACGCTCTTCCTGTTTCAATTTAAACACCGATTTAATGTGATATAGTACCAcacccgtctatttctgccgtgaagcagtaatgcgtttcggtttgaagggtggggcagccgttgtaactatacttgagaccttagaacttatatctcgaggtgggtggcgcatttacgttgtatatgtctatgggctccagtaaccacttaacaccaggtgggctgtgagcccgtctacccatctaagcaataaaaaaaataaaaaaataaaaaagacactcACTCA of the Bombyx mori chromosome 25, ASM3026992v2 genome contains:
- the LOC110384938 gene encoding uncharacterized protein LOC110384938, which gives rise to MKDRAGPSRKRGRPAGRNRVPLSLEERRNRNAQYERERRAVTAEATQQLAEAAGCSPETPTGDLLLHVVAYLHRNMQPRLGEEIADLRRRNTLLKAQIIQLENQLANLEAADNDINDQQLAAPSASLPGPSSIPEHNEPEQADTLISEESGAEMHLLDDK